A single window of Priestia filamentosa DNA harbors:
- the ytpR gene encoding YtpR family tRNA-binding protein gives MNVFYNREGIGDTLIVKINELELQDRAVERNGDVARVYHNKTNETAGYNIFNASTYFTVSANGLVDLTEELAEKINETIEKSGFKKVEVDLSPKFVVGYVESKEKHPDADKLNVCQVNVGNETLQIVCGAPNVDQGQKVVVAKVGAVMPSGMEIKDAELRGVASSGMICSAKELALPDAPKEKGILVLEDNAEIGKPFLTNK, from the coding sequence ATGAACGTATTTTACAATCGAGAAGGAATCGGTGATACACTCATCGTAAAAATAAATGAGCTTGAGCTTCAAGATCGAGCTGTTGAGCGCAATGGTGATGTAGCACGCGTATATCACAATAAAACAAACGAAACAGCAGGATATAATATTTTTAATGCTTCTACATATTTTACAGTGTCAGCAAACGGCTTAGTTGATCTAACAGAAGAGTTAGCAGAGAAAATCAATGAAACAATCGAAAAAAGCGGTTTTAAAAAAGTAGAAGTTGATTTATCACCAAAGTTTGTTGTTGGATATGTAGAATCAAAAGAAAAGCACCCAGATGCAGATAAATTAAATGTATGTCAAGTAAACGTAGGAAATGAAACACTTCAAATTGTGTGTGGAGCGCCGAACGTTGATCAAGGTCAAAAGGTTGTTGTAGCAAAAGTTGGAGCTGTTATGCCAAGCGGAATGGAAATTAAAGATGCAGAGCTTCGCGGCGTAGCTTCTTCTGGAATGATCTGTTCAGCAAAAGAATTAGCACTTCCAGATGCACCGAAGGAAAAAGGAATTCTCGTTCTAGAAGATAATGCAGAAATTGGAAAACCTTTTTTGACAAATAAATAA
- a CDS encoding DUF948 domain-containing protein, giving the protein MIIILYLSVAVIAVAFLFLVISLSKTLRSVQTTLDSVSTTLTGVETQMKGITVETTELLHKTNALAVDIQKKSESLNSVVDSVRQVGNSIQGLNTSISRVSTTVTEQTEANKDKIAQVVQWSNVAMDIWNKVKGKRNQQQKQSPQIEEENVPKRSRMYM; this is encoded by the coding sequence ATGATTATCATCTTGTACTTAAGCGTCGCAGTTATTGCTGTTGCATTTCTTTTCCTCGTTATTTCACTCTCTAAAACTTTGCGATCTGTTCAAACTACGTTAGACTCTGTGTCTACAACGTTAACAGGTGTGGAAACGCAAATGAAGGGTATTACCGTTGAAACAACAGAGCTGCTTCATAAAACAAATGCACTAGCAGTTGACATTCAAAAAAAATCAGAGTCACTAAACAGTGTAGTAGACTCTGTTAGACAAGTAGGAAACTCTATCCAAGGATTAAACACATCTATTTCGCGAGTGTCTACAACGGTCACAGAACAAACTGAAGCAAATAAGGATAAAATTGCTCAAGTTGTTCAATGGAGTAACGTCGCAATGGATATTTGGAACAAAGTAAAAGGAAAAAGAAATCAACAACAAAAGCAATCACCACAAATTGAAGAAGAGAACGTTCCGAAACGTTCACGTATGTATATGTAG
- the murC gene encoding UDP-N-acetylmuramate--L-alanine ligase, with amino-acid sequence MTVYHFVGIKGTGMSALAQILHDMDFQVQGSDIEKKIFTQKALEERNIPIHPFSKDNIHEGLTIIAGNAFPDTHEEIEAAKEQGLEVIRYHRFLGDFMKQYTSVAVTGAHGKTSTTGMLSHVIQGARPTSYLIGDGTGKGTADSQYFAFEACEYRRHFLSYHPDYAIMTNIDFDHPDYFANVDDVFSAFQEMALQVQKGIIACGDDEHLQKIQAKVPVLYYGFREGNDFQARNVEKTTEGTTFDVFVRNTFYATFYIPGYGDHNILNALSVIALCHYEQIDSEIIQERFKSYEGVKRRFSEKVLGSQVIIDDYAHHPTEIQATISAARQKYPDREVIAVFQPHTFTRTQTFLGEFAESLQSADKVYLCDIFGSAREKQGNLSIEDLRSKIEGAELISEESIEKLGKHEKGVLIFMGAGDIQKFEELYQKTLV; translated from the coding sequence ATGACTGTTTACCATTTTGTTGGAATTAAAGGAACTGGCATGAGTGCACTAGCGCAGATTTTACATGATATGGACTTTCAAGTACAAGGCTCTGATATTGAGAAAAAGATTTTTACTCAAAAAGCGTTAGAAGAACGGAACATACCAATTCATCCATTTTCCAAAGATAATATCCACGAAGGATTAACGATTATTGCGGGTAACGCATTTCCAGATACGCATGAAGAAATTGAAGCAGCGAAAGAGCAAGGTTTAGAAGTCATTCGCTACCACCGTTTTTTAGGAGACTTTATGAAACAGTATACAAGCGTTGCTGTTACAGGAGCGCATGGGAAAACGTCTACAACAGGCATGCTTTCTCATGTTATTCAAGGTGCGCGTCCTACGTCATATTTAATTGGTGACGGAACAGGAAAGGGAACGGCAGATAGCCAATACTTTGCATTTGAAGCATGTGAATATCGTCGTCATTTCCTTTCTTACCATCCTGATTATGCAATTATGACAAACATTGACTTTGATCACCCTGACTATTTTGCTAACGTAGATGATGTATTTAGTGCGTTTCAGGAGATGGCTCTTCAAGTGCAAAAAGGAATTATCGCTTGTGGAGATGATGAACATCTGCAAAAAATCCAAGCTAAAGTACCTGTTCTCTACTACGGGTTCCGAGAAGGAAACGACTTTCAAGCTCGCAACGTAGAGAAAACAACAGAAGGAACAACATTTGATGTGTTCGTACGTAATACATTTTATGCAACATTCTATATCCCAGGTTATGGAGACCATAACATTTTGAATGCTCTTTCTGTTATTGCTCTTTGTCACTATGAGCAAATTGATTCCGAAATCATTCAAGAGCGTTTTAAATCCTATGAAGGAGTAAAGCGTCGCTTCAGTGAAAAAGTGTTAGGTTCTCAAGTAATTATTGATGATTATGCACATCATCCAACTGAAATTCAAGCAACAATTAGTGCAGCTCGTCAAAAATACCCTGATCGTGAAGTTATTGCTGTATTCCAGCCACATACGTTTACACGTACACAAACGTTTTTAGGGGAGTTCGCAGAATCTCTTCAAAGTGCTGACAAAGTTTATCTTTGCGATATTTTTGGTTCTGCTCGTGAAAAACAAGGAAACTTATCAATTGAAGACTTACGTTCTAAAATTGAAGGGGCAGAGCTTATTAGCGAAGAAAGCATTGAAAAGCTTGGCAAACATGAAAAAGGGGTCTTAATTTTCATGGGAGCAGGAGACATTCAAAAGTTCGAAGAATTATATCAAAAAACACTCGTATAA
- the ytxJ gene encoding bacillithiol system redox-active protein YtxJ — protein MDKIFSEEQLNQALEENNTLFLLKHSTTCPISQNAFEQYEKFSKEENVPCYYLYVQEARPLSNYVAEQYNVKHESPQVLYFKQGNVEGNTSHFDITYEKLSSYLHE, from the coding sequence GTGGATAAAATTTTTTCAGAAGAGCAGTTAAATCAAGCACTAGAAGAAAATAATACATTATTTTTACTAAAGCATAGTACGACGTGTCCTATTAGCCAAAATGCTTTTGAACAATATGAGAAGTTTTCTAAAGAAGAAAATGTACCCTGCTATTATTTATATGTTCAAGAAGCACGCCCTCTCTCAAATTATGTGGCAGAACAATACAATGTAAAACATGAATCACCTCAAGTTCTTTATTTTAAGCAAGGCAATGTAGAGGGGAATACCTCTCATTTTGACATTACGTACGAGAAACTAAGTAGTTACTTACACGAATAG
- a CDS encoding DUF1444 domain-containing protein: MTSLKMRDLLKERLKNDHWTFSFDREKDTLRIEDKETKKGTTVSLPGLIAKWEIRKEKAIDEMVYYIEEALKVMSQEQELTGKERNVYPVIRSTSFPTEANDGTKLLYDDHTAETRIYYALDLGTTYRLIDERLLKKEGWDLLKVREMARFNLRSLPLSYREDTVAGNTFYFVNNKDGYDASRILNESILKKFSAEIHGTMAVAVPHQDVLIIADIKNDTGYDVLAQITMSFFADGHVPITALSFLYENGGLEPIFILAKNRKKDGKKS; this comes from the coding sequence ATGACAAGCTTGAAAATGCGTGATCTTTTAAAAGAACGATTGAAAAATGATCATTGGACGTTTTCTTTTGATCGTGAAAAAGACACGTTGCGCATTGAAGATAAAGAGACAAAAAAGGGAACAACAGTCTCTTTACCAGGGCTTATTGCCAAATGGGAAATAAGGAAAGAAAAAGCCATTGATGAGATGGTTTACTATATAGAAGAGGCATTGAAAGTAATGTCACAAGAACAAGAATTAACAGGCAAAGAACGGAATGTTTATCCTGTTATTCGCTCAACCTCTTTCCCAACAGAAGCGAACGATGGTACAAAGCTTTTATATGATGACCATACGGCAGAGACACGTATTTACTATGCCCTTGACCTTGGAACGACGTATCGTCTTATTGATGAACGCCTTTTGAAAAAAGAAGGATGGGATTTACTGAAAGTTCGTGAGATGGCTCGTTTCAACCTTCGTTCGTTGCCACTTTCATATCGAGAAGATACCGTGGCAGGAAATACGTTCTATTTTGTTAACAACAAAGATGGTTATGATGCTAGTCGCATTTTAAACGAGTCAATTTTAAAGAAATTCTCAGCCGAAATTCATGGTACAATGGCAGTGGCTGTTCCACATCAAGATGTTTTAATTATTGCCGATATTAAAAACGATACAGGTTATGACGTGCTTGCACAGATTACAATGAGCTTTTTTGCTGATGGTCATGTGCCGATTACAGCACTCTCTTTCCTTTATGAGAACGGTGGATTAGAGCCAATTTTCATTTTAGCTAAAAATAGAAAAAAGGACGGTAAAAAATCATGA
- a CDS encoding aminopeptidase: protein MKDPRIQQLAKNLIQYSVKLQKGEKILIENFGLQKELVSALVKEAYEAGGLPFVSLKDHTVDRSLLMGASEEQYELIAQFEANVMKEMDAYIGLRAGDNIFEQSDVPAEKMKIQGDTVGKKVHREIRVPKTKWVVLRYPTESMAQLSKMSKEAFEDFYFNVCNLDYGKMNKAMDALVELMNKTDKVQLIGKDTNLTFSIKDIPAVKCAGEMNIPDGEVFTAPVRDSVNGVITYNTPSPYQGFTFENVKLTFENGKIVDATANDTERINHIFDTDEGARFVGEFAIGVNPYIQHPMQDILFDEKIDGSFHFTPGECYEEAYNGNHSNIHWDMVMIQRPEYGGGEIYFDDVLIRKDGRFVIKELEALNPENLK from the coding sequence ATGAAAGATCCAAGAATTCAACAACTAGCGAAAAACCTTATTCAATATTCCGTGAAGCTACAAAAAGGTGAAAAAATTCTCATTGAAAACTTCGGTTTACAAAAAGAACTTGTGTCAGCACTTGTAAAGGAAGCTTATGAAGCTGGTGGTCTTCCATTTGTAAGCTTAAAAGACCATACAGTAGATAGAAGTCTCTTAATGGGGGCTTCTGAAGAACAGTACGAGCTTATCGCTCAGTTTGAAGCGAACGTTATGAAAGAGATGGACGCTTATATTGGACTTCGCGCAGGAGACAATATTTTTGAGCAATCAGATGTACCCGCTGAAAAAATGAAAATCCAAGGCGATACAGTAGGCAAGAAAGTTCATCGTGAAATTCGTGTACCAAAAACAAAATGGGTAGTTTTACGCTATCCTACAGAATCAATGGCTCAGCTTTCAAAAATGAGTAAAGAAGCTTTTGAAGATTTCTATTTCAATGTTTGTAATCTTGACTACGGTAAGATGAATAAAGCAATGGATGCTCTTGTAGAACTTATGAATAAAACAGATAAAGTTCAGCTTATTGGAAAAGATACAAACCTAACATTCTCTATTAAAGACATCCCTGCTGTGAAATGTGCAGGTGAAATGAATATTCCTGATGGAGAAGTTTTTACAGCTCCTGTTCGTGATTCTGTGAACGGAGTTATCACTTACAATACACCATCTCCATACCAAGGATTCACATTTGAAAATGTAAAATTAACGTTTGAAAATGGAAAAATTGTTGATGCAACAGCAAACGATACTGAACGTATCAATCATATTTTTGATACTGATGAAGGAGCTCGCTTTGTTGGGGAGTTTGCAATTGGGGTAAACCCATACATTCAACATCCAATGCAAGACATCTTATTTGATGAAAAAATTGACGGTAGCTTCCACTTCACTCCTGGAGAATGTTATGAAGAAGCCTATAACGGCAACCATTCTAACATTCATTGGGATATGGTAATGATCCAACGCCCTGAATATGGTGGAGGAGAAATTTACTTTGACGATGTCCTTATCCGCAAAGACGGTCGCTTCGTCATTAAAGAGTTAGAAGCTCTAAATCCAGAAAACCTAAAATAA
- a CDS encoding DNA translocase FtsK translates to MGFIRKFVDYLLGYEVKEIIVEEPAQEEKKKQQQSPKKQPKHPIVKPSGPNGVKTPQSDLETRVAYQYPKGKFRFPLIDDNADVRQPRQEREEEREVRPSARWKEEENAAPRHREEEQPKRSSNRPSNRRRNHEVRPSARWKEEYEELPVSNEESSLSSKERRRTPKQWREQQESSERMSSDHLKPKVEEEKLRARPFRPTEIPSPIYGFNQRPDKKEEPEEVYDDIIEFELPSSAPIRERREIEKKDESAYRAFPTFEEHSPPTQEEIYTMNESEPLQKEKVASYEEAEQLEEVDSMYTNEAKEEVSATEEPSLYEEEEAPAHSFKNESEDEQPTQNAVSLSPIQEIEEERKEDISSASLEDERIEEYEIKEPEPIEEKQTEAPVEEVREQRKVSPDDREEKRKRHVPFNVMMLKKDRQELKKKVEKETILPTNEEMNERDSNRDRELEEKINREHYQFPELALLADPPRTEGDDEEWMLSQSELLNTTLFNFNVRASVVNVTQGPTVTRFEVQPEPGVKVSKVTNLTDDIKLSMAAQDIRMEAPIPGKNAIGIELPNRNSKPVLLKEILESNEFQQSASPLSVALGLDISGEPIVMDLNKMPHGLIAGATGSGKSVCINTIIVSLLYKAAPHEVKLMLIDPKMVELAPYNHIPHLVSPVITDAKAATSALKWAVEEMERRYELFAHTGVRDIKKYNELVEKKGEKGQELPYLVIIIDELADLMMVSPGEVEEAICRIAQKARACGIHLLLATQRPSVDVITGLIKANVPTRIAFSVSSQVDSRTIIDTAGAEKLLGKGDMLLLANGSSKSVRIQGNFVSDEEIDEVVQHVRDQMKPNYLFNQEQLLQKHDSFASDEDELFYDACEFVINQGGASTSSVQRRFRVGYNRAARLIDMMEEQGVISGSRGSKPRDVLMSEDELMELQGTSTF, encoded by the coding sequence ATGGGTTTTATCCGAAAATTTGTGGATTACTTATTAGGATATGAAGTGAAGGAGATTATTGTAGAAGAACCTGCTCAAGAAGAGAAAAAGAAACAGCAGCAAAGTCCTAAAAAGCAACCAAAACATCCAATCGTAAAACCGAGTGGGCCAAACGGAGTGAAAACACCGCAGTCTGATTTGGAAACGCGAGTCGCTTATCAATATCCAAAAGGAAAGTTTCGTTTCCCTCTTATTGATGATAATGCAGACGTTAGACAGCCTCGACAAGAGCGAGAAGAGGAGCGTGAGGTGCGTCCGTCAGCGCGTTGGAAAGAAGAAGAAAACGCAGCTCCTCGTCACAGAGAAGAAGAACAACCAAAACGGTCATCTAATAGACCCTCTAATAGGAGAAGAAATCATGAGGTTCGTCCATCAGCACGATGGAAGGAAGAGTATGAAGAACTTCCTGTCTCTAATGAAGAAAGCTCTCTTTCTTCCAAAGAGAGAAGAAGAACGCCAAAACAATGGAGAGAGCAGCAAGAAAGTAGTGAAAGAATGTCTTCTGATCACCTAAAACCAAAGGTAGAAGAAGAAAAGTTAAGAGCAAGACCGTTTCGTCCAACTGAAATACCTTCTCCTATTTATGGATTTAATCAGCGTCCGGATAAAAAGGAGGAACCTGAGGAAGTTTATGACGACATTATTGAATTTGAGCTTCCTTCATCTGCGCCAATTAGAGAACGACGTGAAATAGAAAAGAAAGATGAATCAGCTTATCGTGCCTTTCCTACTTTTGAAGAGCATTCACCACCAACGCAAGAAGAGATTTATACGATGAATGAAAGTGAGCCACTTCAAAAGGAGAAGGTTGCTTCTTACGAAGAGGCGGAGCAGCTTGAAGAAGTAGATTCTATGTATACGAATGAAGCAAAAGAAGAAGTGTCAGCTACAGAAGAGCCTTCTTTATACGAAGAAGAGGAAGCTCCTGCTCACTCTTTTAAAAATGAAAGTGAAGATGAACAACCAACACAGAATGCTGTCTCTTTGTCTCCTATTCAAGAGATTGAAGAAGAGAGAAAAGAGGACATAAGCTCAGCTTCATTAGAAGATGAAAGAATAGAAGAATACGAGATAAAAGAACCCGAGCCTATTGAAGAGAAGCAGACTGAAGCTCCTGTTGAGGAAGTCCGTGAGCAAAGAAAAGTGTCACCTGACGACAGGGAAGAGAAACGAAAACGGCATGTTCCTTTCAATGTTATGATGCTTAAAAAAGACCGACAGGAATTAAAAAAAAAAGTAGAAAAAGAGACGATTCTTCCAACTAACGAAGAGATGAATGAACGTGATAGTAACAGGGATAGAGAATTGGAAGAAAAGATTAATAGAGAACATTATCAGTTTCCTGAGCTAGCTCTTTTGGCAGATCCCCCAAGAACGGAGGGGGATGATGAAGAGTGGATGCTAAGTCAAAGCGAGCTCTTGAACACAACTCTTTTTAACTTCAATGTTCGAGCAAGCGTTGTAAATGTTACGCAAGGCCCAACAGTAACTCGCTTTGAGGTACAGCCAGAACCAGGTGTAAAAGTAAGCAAAGTAACAAACTTAACTGATGACATTAAGTTAAGTATGGCGGCTCAAGATATTCGAATGGAAGCCCCTATTCCAGGCAAGAATGCAATTGGTATTGAGCTTCCAAACCGAAATAGCAAACCTGTTCTTTTAAAAGAAATTCTAGAAAGTAACGAATTTCAACAAAGCGCGTCACCGCTTTCTGTTGCTTTAGGTCTAGATATTTCAGGTGAGCCTATTGTGATGGATTTAAACAAAATGCCGCATGGTCTTATTGCAGGAGCAACGGGTTCAGGGAAAAGTGTGTGTATTAATACAATTATTGTCAGTCTTCTTTATAAAGCAGCGCCACATGAAGTGAAATTGATGCTCATTGATCCCAAAATGGTAGAGCTTGCGCCATATAATCATATTCCTCATCTTGTAAGCCCAGTTATTACAGATGCAAAAGCTGCTACTTCTGCTTTGAAGTGGGCTGTGGAGGAAATGGAAAGAAGATATGAACTCTTCGCTCATACAGGAGTACGTGATATTAAAAAGTATAATGAGCTTGTTGAGAAAAAAGGAGAAAAAGGGCAGGAGCTTCCTTACCTTGTTATTATCATCGATGAGCTTGCTGATCTTATGATGGTATCTCCAGGGGAAGTCGAAGAGGCAATCTGTCGAATCGCACAAAAGGCTCGGGCATGTGGTATCCATCTACTTCTGGCTACACAACGTCCATCTGTAGACGTAATTACAGGCCTGATCAAAGCAAACGTTCCGACGCGTATTGCCTTTTCTGTATCTTCACAAGTAGATTCAAGAACAATCATTGATACAGCGGGAGCTGAGAAGCTACTCGGAAAAGGAGATATGCTTCTGCTCGCAAATGGCTCGTCAAAATCAGTGCGGATCCAAGGGAACTTTGTGTCAGATGAGGAAATTGATGAAGTTGTTCAGCATGTAAGAGACCAAATGAAGCCGAACTATTTATTTAACCAAGAGCAGCTTCTTCAAAAGCATGATAGCTTTGCGAGCGATGAAGACGAGCTTTTTTATGATGCTTGTGAGTTTGTAATCAATCAAGGTGGTGCCTCAACATCAAGCGTTCAGCGTCGCTTTCGAGTAGGATATAACCGTGCAGCTCGTCTTATTGATATGATGGAGGAACAAGGGGTTATTTCAGGATCAAGAGGCAGTAAGCCTCGTGATGTGTTAATGAGTGAGGATGAGCTTATGGAGCTTCAAGGAACAAGTACATTTTAA
- a CDS encoding YtxH domain-containing protein yields the protein MGDRNGKEFIVGTVIGGVIGAATALLLAPKSGKELRTDLNEQAAYVRLKTEEFKNVAVEKGQGFAESAKGKTADFSQNFSKQSSNVMDKVKNFRSTEDDEISNASLQVLESEVEDQLEKLDEEVKSPEYKGETPSSQH from the coding sequence ATGGGCGATCGAAACGGGAAAGAATTTATCGTTGGGACTGTTATTGGCGGAGTGATTGGCGCAGCTACAGCACTTCTATTAGCACCGAAATCTGGTAAAGAACTTCGCACAGATTTAAACGAACAAGCTGCATATGTTCGCCTTAAAACAGAGGAATTTAAAAACGTAGCTGTTGAAAAAGGTCAAGGATTTGCTGAATCAGCAAAAGGAAAAACAGCAGACTTTTCTCAAAATTTCTCAAAGCAGTCCTCTAATGTGATGGATAAAGTGAAAAACTTCCGTAGCACAGAGGATGATGAAATCTCAAATGCAAGTCTTCAAGTTCTTGAAAGTGAAGTAGAAGATCAATTAGAAAAGCTAGATGAAGAAGTAAAAAGTCCTGAATACAAGGGAGAAACACCTTCAAGTCAGCACTAA